One genomic segment of Gemmatimonadaceae bacterium includes these proteins:
- a CDS encoding HEAT repeat domain-containing protein, with translation MHQSLLFAKSLALLLEEVQTSADLTMVRSGLLRVRRFSRSHSLTVQLQEGRMVVDGHKLQRPVPQLQRLMLAMTMHGVARISITAGAVPRELLKLAMLLARKPVKGGDTPTIFEELRVAALWDVQVYPAARQSDTDQAAAYADDIGLDAPLAIAERVREYRVQVQDALDARDSPALATALSAIAIIEASVTVRELRDPWTVAFDDLATSDVLRALVAALPTSGQTFELALAVLRRAGEPGAAILIEHLLTAESMDVRRACFDATIEVRRGTDHLLKMLDHEQWFVVRNAALLLGAMTSRSSEPELTATLTHADERVRAAVVTALLQLDTATSRATVRGALRDASPEVRRRAVRGFLAEAGNWTNVEKLLQALERETELDVQLEFLYALGTLATPDAVQKLIRLCSADGRYRPPDFRIAAAEALATARLGASVPLLRAMLKDPDMHARAAARHLIRAVS, from the coding sequence ATGCACCAGTCCCTGCTCTTCGCCAAGTCGCTCGCGCTGTTGCTGGAGGAGGTGCAGACCTCGGCGGACCTGACCATGGTGCGCAGCGGCTTGCTGCGCGTGCGCCGCTTCTCGCGGTCGCACTCGCTGACGGTGCAGTTGCAGGAGGGGCGGATGGTGGTGGACGGGCACAAGCTCCAGCGCCCGGTGCCACAGCTCCAGCGGCTGATGCTGGCGATGACGATGCACGGGGTGGCGCGGATCAGCATCACGGCCGGCGCGGTGCCGCGCGAGCTGCTCAAGCTGGCGATGCTGCTGGCACGCAAGCCGGTGAAGGGCGGCGATACGCCGACGATCTTCGAGGAGCTGCGCGTCGCTGCCCTGTGGGACGTGCAGGTGTATCCCGCGGCGCGGCAGTCGGACACCGACCAGGCGGCCGCCTACGCCGACGACATCGGACTCGACGCACCGCTGGCCATCGCCGAGCGGGTGCGGGAGTACCGCGTGCAGGTGCAGGACGCGCTGGACGCCAGGGACTCGCCGGCGCTGGCCACCGCCCTCTCGGCCATCGCGATCATCGAGGCGTCGGTGACGGTGCGCGAGCTGCGCGATCCGTGGACCGTGGCCTTCGACGACCTGGCGACGAGTGACGTGTTGCGTGCGCTCGTCGCGGCGCTGCCCACCAGCGGCCAGACCTTCGAGCTGGCGCTGGCCGTGCTCCGCCGCGCGGGCGAGCCGGGTGCGGCGATCCTGATCGAGCACCTGCTGACGGCCGAGTCGATGGACGTGCGGCGGGCCTGCTTCGACGCCACGATCGAGGTGCGCCGCGGCACCGACCACCTGCTGAAGATGCTGGACCACGAGCAGTGGTTCGTGGTGCGGAACGCGGCGCTGCTGCTGGGGGCGATGACATCGCGCTCGTCGGAGCCGGAGCTGACGGCGACCCTCACACACGCCGACGAGCGGGTGCGGGCGGCAGTGGTGACGGCGCTGCTGCAGCTCGACACGGCCACGTCGCGGGCGACGGTGCGCGGTGCGCTGCGCGATGCGTCACCCGAGGTGCGACGGCGCGCGGTGCGCGGCTTCCTGGCGGAGGCTGGCAACTGGACGAACGTCGAGAAGCTGCTGCAGGCGCTGGAGCGCGAGACGGAGCTGGACGTGCAGCTCGAGTTCCTGTACGCGCTGGGCACGCTGGCAACGCCGGACGCGGTGCAGAAGCTGATCCGCCTCTGCAGCGCCGACGGCCGCTATCGTCCGCCCGACTTCCGGATCGCAGCCGCGGAGGCGCTGGCGACGGCACGGCTGGGAGCCTCGGTGCCGCTGCTGCGTGCGATGCTCAAGGATCCCGACATGCATGCGCGCGCGGCGGCGCGGCACCTGATCCGCGCGGTGAGCTGA
- a CDS encoding TonB-dependent receptor — MTSPSGHAVRALLCCAASVVTSGALVAQASPCPVPARDSVRTWPAPLDRVVTLQASGASLRTALDLVAARAGVRLSYSSESLPLDREACVPRGPMPLGAALAALLHDVAVTPITSGGTQVVLAPNRAEAVAAVAAHTATLDRVVVTGSANGGAQRSLPYAVDVVQGSELRGAAAPSLAVALNGTIPGVWIWADAPTTLLTRFGSMRGASSFGVSSPKVFVDGIELANPLLLTRISADAIDRIEVIRGPQGAALYGADAISGVVNVLLRHDGARNGRADASLRSSAGTARSDYSAAPAFMQEHTLSLRAGSAERSAGAVLALTTTGAIVPDGGTRQFSIDAGARRVSSRTIVSGTARLWMAQADSPANPVLSALGRTIPGAKPLLAGDGQRVTQYTLGTTITHAPDATWTNTLTVGVDGYRLAGLSVDYVPVPSALDSALSSTQGGADKGTLRASSVRRLALGETSTATMTFAADAALLRDATTSVSPQRVQRPMRLSDDAHWLSTAGVGMQASIDLHETVFLTAGLRGERNDGFTSASRFALLPSVGASVVQRYGDVTVKGRLAYGAGMRPARNPMRETAWRGTNYGAVDSGLLPEKQVGVEAGLDLYFRRNTSLQVTRFDQRASSLIQQVPYAYDETDDDSAGGYGGAPGQPRFGYALENLGAITNRGWEFALRQSMGALSLSAAMSLVQSRVDQVAPGYAGDLRQGDRMLAVPARTTGVTLTWTPRRWQVQLGATQVADWINYDRLALASTWITGGAPARTLSGAALRSYWIAYPEVTRVRAAVSHDLTRTLTMRLIGDNLLDRQRGEPDNVTIVPGRSLSFGIAARF; from the coding sequence ATGACCTCGCCGTCCGGTCACGCCGTGCGCGCGCTGCTCTGCTGCGCGGCGAGCGTGGTCACGAGCGGCGCGCTCGTCGCGCAGGCCAGCCCCTGTCCGGTGCCGGCCCGCGACAGCGTGCGCACCTGGCCTGCGCCGCTGGATCGCGTGGTGACGTTGCAGGCCAGCGGTGCCTCACTGCGCACGGCGCTGGACCTGGTGGCGGCGCGGGCGGGAGTGCGCCTGTCGTACTCGAGTGAGTCGCTGCCGCTGGACCGGGAGGCCTGCGTGCCGCGCGGCCCGATGCCGCTGGGTGCGGCGCTGGCGGCGCTGCTGCACGACGTGGCGGTGACGCCGATCACCAGCGGCGGCACGCAGGTGGTGCTGGCGCCGAACCGCGCCGAGGCGGTGGCGGCGGTGGCGGCGCACACCGCGACGCTCGATCGCGTGGTGGTGACGGGGAGTGCCAACGGTGGTGCCCAGCGCAGCCTGCCCTACGCGGTGGACGTGGTGCAGGGCAGCGAGCTGCGCGGTGCCGCGGCGCCGTCGCTGGCCGTGGCGCTGAACGGCACCATTCCCGGGGTGTGGATCTGGGCCGATGCGCCCACCACGCTGCTGACGCGCTTCGGCAGCATGCGCGGCGCCAGCTCGTTCGGTGTGAGCTCGCCGAAGGTGTTCGTGGACGGCATCGAGCTGGCGAACCCGCTGCTGCTGACGCGGATCAGCGCCGACGCGATCGACCGCATCGAGGTGATCCGCGGGCCGCAGGGCGCGGCGCTGTACGGCGCGGACGCCATCAGCGGCGTGGTGAACGTGCTGCTGCGGCACGACGGCGCGCGCAACGGCCGGGCCGATGCCAGCCTGCGGTCGAGTGCCGGCACCGCCCGGTCCGACTACTCGGCCGCGCCCGCCTTCATGCAGGAACACACACTGTCACTGCGCGCGGGCAGCGCGGAACGCTCGGCCGGCGCTGTGCTGGCGCTCACCACCACCGGCGCGATCGTGCCGGATGGCGGCACGCGACAGTTCAGCATCGACGCCGGCGCGCGGCGGGTGTCGTCGCGCACCATCGTCTCGGGCACGGCGCGGCTCTGGATGGCACAGGCCGACTCACCGGCGAACCCGGTGCTCTCGGCGCTGGGCCGGACGATACCCGGCGCGAAGCCGCTGCTCGCGGGCGACGGGCAGCGGGTGACGCAGTACACGCTGGGCACCACCATCACGCACGCCCCCGACGCCACGTGGACGAACACGCTCACGGTGGGCGTGGACGGCTACCGCCTCGCGGGGCTGTCGGTGGACTACGTGCCGGTGCCCTCGGCACTCGACTCGGCGCTCAGCAGCACGCAGGGTGGCGCCGACAAGGGCACGCTGCGCGCGAGCAGCGTGCGGCGGCTGGCGCTGGGCGAGACGAGCACGGCGACGATGACCTTCGCCGCCGACGCCGCGCTGTTGCGTGATGCCACCACGTCGGTGTCGCCGCAGCGGGTGCAGCGGCCGATGCGGCTCAGCGACGATGCCCACTGGCTGAGCACCGCCGGAGTCGGCATGCAGGCGTCCATCGACCTGCACGAGACCGTCTTCCTGACGGCGGGGCTGCGCGGCGAGCGCAACGACGGGTTCACCAGCGCCAGCCGCTTCGCCCTGCTGCCGTCGGTGGGCGCGAGCGTGGTGCAGCGGTATGGCGACGTGACGGTGAAGGGCCGGCTGGCGTACGGCGCGGGCATGCGTCCGGCGCGCAACCCGATGCGCGAGACCGCATGGCGGGGCACCAACTACGGTGCGGTGGACAGCGGCCTGCTGCCGGAGAAGCAGGTGGGCGTGGAGGCGGGACTCGACCTCTACTTCCGGCGCAACACGTCGCTGCAGGTGACGCGGTTCGACCAGCGCGCCTCGTCGCTGATCCAGCAGGTGCCGTATGCGTACGACGAGACCGATGACGACAGTGCGGGCGGGTACGGCGGTGCCCCCGGGCAACCGCGGTTCGGCTACGCGCTGGAGAACCTGGGCGCGATCACCAACCGCGGCTGGGAGTTCGCGCTGCGGCAGAGCATGGGGGCGCTGAGCCTGTCGGCGGCGATGTCGCTGGTGCAGAGCCGGGTGGACCAGGTGGCACCGGGCTACGCGGGCGACCTGCGCCAGGGCGACCGGATGCTCGCGGTGCCGGCACGCACCACCGGCGTGACCCTGACGTGGACCCCGCGCCGCTGGCAGGTGCAGCTGGGCGCCACGCAGGTGGCGGACTGGATCAACTACGACCGCCTGGCCCTGGCGTCGACCTGGATCACCGGCGGCGCGCCCGCCCGCACCCTGAGCGGCGCGGCGCTCCGCAGCTACTGGATCGCGTATCCCGAGGTCACCCGGGTGCGGGCGGCCGTGTCGCACGACCTGACGCGGACCCTGACCATGCGCCTGATCGGCGACAACCTGCTGGATCGCCAGCGGGGCGAGCCGGACAACGTGACGATCGTGCCGGGCCGCAGCCTCTCGTTCGGCATCGCCGCCAGGTTCTAG
- a CDS encoding FecR domain-containing protein: MSDETAGLVPEEGTPVHDAALDSMMARWVAETAEPIDVEAALARVTARRRAEAMPPVDDLAARRATRAREAVRPLPLWQRTPFRVAAALLVVAGAAALWRSTAAPKAEEAYVTATGASKAITLADGTRVRLGPASELRLEPGFGTTHRRLTLHGEGWFEVTHDEAKPFAIHVGTTTVEDVGTAFLVRESASSGVTVRVTEGVVRLTNSALRDSSVTLRAGDGAVATTAGIAVSAGTVSASEGSALKEGRLTFSDASLSEVQESLHRWYGVTLVLADSALVSRHVTADFTGEPLDRVATVLGLTLGARAISHGDTIVLQGAAGAPSRP, encoded by the coding sequence ATGAGCGATGAAACGGCCGGCCTCGTGCCGGAAGAGGGGACTCCGGTCCACGATGCAGCGCTCGACTCCATGATGGCGCGGTGGGTCGCCGAGACCGCCGAGCCGATCGATGTCGAGGCGGCACTGGCGCGCGTCACGGCTCGCCGTCGCGCCGAGGCGATGCCACCCGTCGACGACCTCGCCGCACGGCGGGCGACGCGAGCGCGCGAGGCCGTGCGTCCGCTGCCGCTCTGGCAACGCACGCCGTTCCGCGTGGCGGCCGCCCTGCTGGTGGTGGCCGGTGCCGCCGCCCTCTGGCGTTCCACCGCAGCTCCGAAGGCCGAGGAGGCGTACGTGACCGCAACCGGCGCATCGAAGGCCATCACGCTCGCCGACGGCACGCGGGTGCGCCTTGGTCCCGCCAGCGAACTGCGCCTGGAGCCCGGCTTCGGCACGACACATCGCCGGCTCACGCTGCATGGTGAGGGCTGGTTCGAGGTCACGCATGACGAGGCCAAGCCGTTCGCCATCCACGTCGGCACGACGACGGTGGAGGACGTCGGCACGGCGTTCCTGGTGCGGGAGTCGGCGTCGAGCGGGGTGACGGTGCGCGTGACGGAAGGGGTGGTGCGGCTGACGAACAGCGCCCTCCGCGACTCGAGCGTGACGCTGCGCGCCGGCGACGGTGCGGTGGCCACGACCGCCGGCATCGCGGTGTCCGCGGGCACGGTGTCGGCGTCCGAGGGGTCGGCGCTGAAGGAGGGTCGCCTGACGTTCAGCGACGCCTCGCTGTCGGAGGTGCAGGAATCGCTGCACCGCTGGTACGGCGTGACGCTGGTGCTGGCCGACAGCGCGCTGGTCTCACGGCACGTGACGGCCGACTTCACCGGCGAGCCGCTGGACCGTGTGGCGACGGTGCTGGGCCTGACACTCGGTGCGCGCGCCATCTCGCACGGTGACACGATCGTGCTGCAGGGTGCGGCGGGAGCGCCCTCACGGCCATGA